Proteins encoded together in one Eublepharis macularius isolate TG4126 chromosome 2, MPM_Emac_v1.0, whole genome shotgun sequence window:
- the LOC129324844 gene encoding uncharacterized protein F13E9.13, mitochondrial-like — MEDNVRVMKFLQLFGRLQSVVIGMVHVKALPGTPRNTLPVAQITEEACREAEIYKAAGVDGLTVENMHDRPYTVCIGAEITAAMAVVCATVKQTHPSLPLGIQILCAANRHAVAIALAAGLDFIRAEGFVFSHVADEGILNACAGDLLRYRKQIGAEHIQIFADIKKKHSAHALTADVSVAETAKAAEFFLADGVVLTGTATGLEADPKELEEVRHAVKIPVLIGSGVTLENVKDYLDANALIIGSHFKKEGYWANDVDSDRVKRFMDHIGKLRERNC, encoded by the coding sequence ATGGAAGACAATGTGAGGGTCATGAAGTTTTTGCAACTTTTTGGGCGATTGCAGTCTGTTGTCATTGGAATGGTCCATGTGAAAGCACTGCCAGGAACACCCAGGAATACATTGCCGGTGGCTCAGATCACCGAAGAGGCCTGTCGGGAAGCTGAAATTTACAAGGCTGCAGGAGTTGATGGCTTGACGGTTGAAAATATGCATGACCGTCCATACACTGTCTGCATTGGTGCAGAAATTACCGCAGCCATGGCAGTAGTTTGTGCCACCGTGAAACAGACACATCCTTCTCTCCCGCTGGGCATTCAGATTCTGTGCGCTGCAAATCGGCACGCTGTAGCCATTGCTCTTGCTGCAGGTCTTGACTTTATCCGAGCTGAAGGCTTTGTTTTTTCTCACGTGGCGGATGAAGGGATTCTAAATGCGTGTGCCGGAGATTTATTAAGATACCGGAAGCAAATAGGAGCAGAACACATTCAAATTTTTGCTGATATTAAGAAGAAACACAGTGCGCATGCTCTGACAGCTGATGTCAGCGTAGCAGAGACTGCGAAGGCTGCTGAATTCTTTCTGGCTGATGGAGTTGTATTGACAGGAACCGCAACAGGATTGGAGGCAGATCCCAAAGAACTGGAAGAAGTCCGACATGCTGTGAAGATTCCAGTATTGATTGGATCTGGAGTGACTCTGGAGAACGTGAAAGACTACTTGGATGCTAATGCCTTGATCATTGGTTCACATTTTAAGAAAGAAGGCTACTGGGCAAATGATGTTGACTCAGATCGCGTGAAGAGGTTTATGGATCATATCGGTAAACTCAGAGAGAGAAATTGTTAG